The proteins below come from a single Mesobacillus jeotgali genomic window:
- the nrfD gene encoding NrfD/PsrC family molybdoenzyme membrane anchor subunit: MANLAVDLKEKSTSKSKVNVTVSKAFKIWISALTVAFLIGGYFIVERFITGLAATNLSSITPWGAWIAFYIFFVGLSAGSFLLSTLIYVFGMEEYERVGKAALFTAIVCMIVALTFVLMDLGRPERMLNAIIYWNVTSPLAWEVHFYLVYIGLLAVELYIAMREDLVRAAKTNSLKGFVAKLITFKNATINAATKKRDHMWMKILGTIGIPLAILGVHGGTGTIFAVVKARPAWHTALFPIIFVVSAMVSGTALLLAMYIIKKKVQKQPIDQGMVVSLAKLMVGFLIIDLGLQFYEYLIGWYGLEAEHLDTLATMMASEKAWSFWIVQMFLGAVIPITIVFWKKTSQNVNALLAAAVLIVIGIIGVRFNIVLPPLVVPVFHELPWGNYAPTIKEWMVSVGVVAMGLLIYSFGELLLPIEETSDEVSHNGK; encoded by the coding sequence ATGGCCAATCTTGCTGTTGATTTAAAAGAGAAAAGCACATCAAAATCAAAAGTCAATGTGACCGTATCGAAAGCTTTTAAAATATGGATTTCAGCCCTAACTGTTGCCTTTTTGATCGGTGGTTACTTTATCGTCGAGCGCTTCATCACCGGGCTGGCGGCTACGAATCTATCAAGCATCACCCCTTGGGGTGCATGGATTGCTTTTTACATCTTCTTCGTTGGTTTGAGTGCGGGATCGTTCCTGCTATCAACCTTGATTTACGTTTTCGGGATGGAAGAGTACGAGAGAGTCGGTAAGGCGGCGCTTTTCACCGCGATTGTCTGTATGATCGTCGCGCTGACCTTCGTGCTGATGGACCTTGGACGTCCGGAGCGGATGCTCAATGCGATCATCTATTGGAATGTCACTTCACCACTTGCCTGGGAGGTCCACTTTTATCTAGTCTATATCGGACTTCTGGCAGTTGAGCTTTACATCGCGATGAGGGAAGACCTCGTCCGCGCTGCAAAAACGAATTCATTAAAAGGCTTTGTCGCAAAATTGATTACGTTCAAAAACGCAACCATCAATGCAGCGACGAAAAAGCGTGATCATATGTGGATGAAAATCCTCGGTACCATCGGGATTCCGCTGGCCATCCTCGGGGTGCACGGCGGAACAGGAACCATCTTCGCTGTTGTAAAAGCAAGACCAGCATGGCATACAGCTCTTTTCCCGATCATCTTCGTCGTATCAGCAATGGTTTCGGGAACGGCTCTTCTTTTAGCCATGTATATCATCAAGAAAAAAGTGCAGAAACAGCCGATTGACCAGGGCATGGTTGTATCACTGGCAAAACTGATGGTCGGCTTCCTGATCATCGACCTTGGTCTTCAATTCTATGAATATCTGATTGGCTGGTACGGCCTTGAGGCAGAACACCTTGATACGCTGGCAACGATGATGGCCAGTGAAAAAGCCTGGTCGTTCTGGATAGTCCAAATGTTCCTTGGAGCCGTCATCCCGATCACAATTGTCTTCTGGAAAAAAACAAGCCAGAACGTCAATGCACTGCTTGCAGCCGCGGTACTGATAGTTATCGGAATCATCGGCGTCCGCTTCAACATTGTTCTGCCGCCGCTTGTGGTGCCAGTGTTCCACGAACTGCCATGGGGCAATTACGCGCCGACAATAAAGGAATGGATGGTCAGCGTCGGTGTTGTCGCGATGGGGCTATTAATCTACTCATTCGGTGAGCTGCTGCTGCCAATCGAAGAAACTTCTGACGAGGTGAGCCATAATGGAAAATAA
- a CDS encoding molybdopterin-dependent oxidoreductase — protein sequence MENKPMKRRGFLKALGTLGAVAFVGPAFVGPIKQVMGDVWIDTPHGTGTDYQDYTAENVIFTSCQQCNATCTIKTYITAGAAGGAYSSIVRKIAGNQYSPINMVQIGHINYDTPVSQAVKGTGDVAKMGRGLRGGRTCLKGQAGIQTNYDAFRIQKPLKRVGERGSGVWKTVSWEEAYKEILEGSKDLRTPGLKEMWKYAPEAAVMADWDKLKAGEMTKADFDKKYKDVLIDTNHPDFGPKANQIAVMSGHRREFIERLAANSLGTANYYDHGGYCGITSVMGNVRSHDAEKAKKRMIPDYDNAEMVIVWGTNPMVANRGPTTFAPQITNAIDRGMKMVVIDPRYSKTAEKAHVWVPVKPGGDGALAMAMSRWIIENNRYDDIYLRNPNQEAANEDGETTWSDASFLVNVGEKKRPFVRAQDLGIGGEEFVVIENGKPVSHAKARNGELDVDTTINGIKVKSVFRIFKERVMEKSMEEYAKQADVPVDQIVQIAREFTSHGKKVGIHSYRGPAMHTNGYYSVRAINMLNHLVGNHDWKGGDTVLGAKYKATEGRYDLVTVPNANKGWGIPVTRHKVPYEKTSLFEKDGYPAKRPWYPFGNKLIHDVLPSSAEGYPYKIRALLINRTSPVMAGPRSEMQAKFIRDPKVVELVVASDVIIGETSKYADFILPDLAYLESWNAEDIFPILKHKFAGVIQPVTRVVPDARPTEQVYIDLLKGLGLPGVGDKALADGSAIHTPEDYYLKRIANIAFDGKKPVKDANAEELAIFEKARQKALGKYFDIQKLKSAVKPEEWKKVVYVLNRGGRFEAAGDEYIGNKLKYQWAKQVYFYDEKAAGFKSAYTGKFFEGLPVAEEIKTYDGEVYKPNKPLQFINWKSRNMATHRTEGNAWLREVKPENYLWINPIDAKKKGIKTDDEIYITSNNSRVKGRALVTPGIKPGVVGANFSFGHDAYGSKAVKVDGKTIEPAGKYGHTGYEFNKPLHEESGYAKPRGLGFSVNALSDRDGSYFEGYLADLLIGGPAQQDVFVDVDRV from the coding sequence ATGGAAAATAAACCAATGAAACGCCGTGGGTTTTTAAAAGCGCTCGGAACGCTCGGAGCGGTCGCATTCGTCGGACCGGCATTCGTCGGGCCAATCAAGCAGGTCATGGGCGACGTCTGGATCGATACACCGCACGGAACCGGTACGGATTATCAAGATTACACGGCCGAAAACGTTATTTTCACGTCATGCCAGCAGTGTAATGCGACATGTACGATCAAAACCTATATCACAGCCGGAGCGGCAGGAGGGGCATACTCCTCCATCGTCCGCAAGATTGCCGGAAACCAGTACAGCCCGATCAATATGGTGCAAATCGGCCATATCAACTACGACACACCAGTATCGCAAGCGGTAAAAGGAACCGGGGATGTTGCCAAGATGGGTCGCGGACTACGCGGCGGACGCACCTGCTTGAAAGGGCAGGCTGGCATCCAGACAAACTATGATGCGTTCAGGATCCAAAAGCCATTGAAGCGTGTAGGCGAACGCGGCAGCGGCGTGTGGAAAACAGTCAGCTGGGAAGAGGCCTACAAGGAAATCCTCGAGGGCAGCAAGGACCTTCGCACTCCTGGGTTAAAAGAAATGTGGAAATACGCACCGGAAGCTGCCGTCATGGCGGATTGGGATAAATTGAAGGCTGGCGAAATGACCAAAGCTGATTTTGATAAAAAATATAAGGATGTCCTAATTGATACGAATCATCCTGATTTTGGACCAAAGGCGAACCAGATCGCCGTCATGTCAGGACATAGACGTGAATTCATCGAGCGTCTTGCAGCCAACAGCCTTGGTACAGCGAACTATTATGATCACGGCGGCTACTGCGGCATCACGAGCGTAATGGGAAATGTCCGCTCACATGATGCTGAAAAGGCGAAGAAGCGGATGATTCCGGATTATGACAATGCGGAAATGGTCATCGTCTGGGGAACAAACCCGATGGTCGCAAACCGCGGGCCAACCACATTCGCGCCGCAAATCACAAATGCGATCGACCGCGGCATGAAAATGGTCGTCATCGATCCACGCTATAGCAAGACAGCAGAGAAAGCCCATGTCTGGGTTCCGGTAAAACCGGGTGGCGACGGAGCACTAGCGATGGCAATGTCCCGCTGGATCATTGAAAACAACCGATATGACGATATTTACCTTCGCAATCCGAACCAGGAAGCAGCGAATGAGGATGGCGAAACAACATGGAGTGATGCCTCTTTCCTTGTCAATGTCGGCGAAAAGAAGCGTCCGTTCGTCCGTGCCCAGGACCTTGGAATCGGTGGCGAGGAGTTTGTGGTCATCGAAAATGGCAAGCCAGTTTCCCATGCGAAGGCAAGAAACGGCGAGCTTGATGTGGATACGACCATAAATGGCATCAAAGTGAAATCTGTCTTCCGTATTTTTAAGGAAAGAGTCATGGAAAAATCGATGGAAGAATACGCAAAGCAGGCCGATGTGCCAGTGGACCAGATTGTCCAGATTGCCCGTGAATTCACATCCCATGGCAAAAAGGTCGGCATCCATTCTTACCGTGGACCGGCGATGCATACGAATGGCTACTATAGTGTACGCGCCATCAATATGCTGAACCACCTTGTCGGCAACCATGACTGGAAGGGCGGCGACACTGTCCTCGGCGCCAAGTACAAAGCAACCGAAGGACGATACGATCTTGTAACGGTGCCAAACGCTAACAAAGGCTGGGGCATCCCGGTCACAAGACATAAAGTACCTTATGAAAAAACATCATTATTCGAAAAAGATGGCTATCCGGCAAAACGGCCTTGGTATCCATTCGGCAATAAACTGATCCATGATGTCCTTCCAAGCTCGGCTGAAGGCTATCCATACAAAATCAGGGCATTGCTCATCAACAGGACATCACCGGTAATGGCTGGTCCAAGGTCAGAGATGCAGGCGAAATTCATCAGGGATCCTAAAGTGGTTGAACTGGTAGTGGCATCAGATGTCATCATTGGCGAGACTTCCAAATATGCAGACTTCATTTTACCGGATCTTGCGTATCTTGAAAGCTGGAATGCGGAGGATATCTTCCCAATCCTGAAACATAAGTTCGCAGGCGTCATCCAGCCGGTAACGAGAGTTGTACCTGACGCACGGCCAACGGAGCAAGTTTATATCGATTTACTAAAAGGTTTGGGCCTTCCAGGTGTCGGCGACAAGGCTCTTGCTGATGGCTCGGCGATACACACACCGGAAGATTATTACTTAAAACGAATTGCGAATATCGCCTTTGACGGCAAGAAGCCGGTCAAGGACGCAAACGCTGAAGAGCTGGCGATTTTTGAAAAAGCAAGGCAGAAAGCGCTCGGCAAATATTTTGACATCCAGAAACTGAAAAGTGCTGTCAAACCGGAAGAGTGGAAGAAAGTCGTCTACGTATTGAACCGTGGCGGACGCTTTGAGGCAGCAGGAGATGAATATATCGGCAACAAGCTCAAGTATCAATGGGCAAAACAGGTTTATTTTTACGATGAAAAAGCAGCAGGCTTCAAGAGTGCCTACACAGGAAAATTCTTTGAAGGTCTGCCGGTAGCAGAGGAAATCAAGACTTATGACGGCGAAGTTTATAAGCCAAACAAACCGCTGCAGTTCATCAACTGGAAATCAAGAAATATGGCAACGCACCGTACTGAAGGAAATGCCTGGCTCCGTGAAGTGAAGCCGGAAAACTATCTGTGGATCAACCCGATCGACGCGAAGAAAAAAGGCATCAAAACGGATGATGAAATCTACATTACATCCAATAACTCAAGAGTAAAAGGCCGCGCGCTCGTAACACCAGGAATCAAGCCAGGTGTCGTCGGAGCAAACTTCAGCTTCGGCCATGATGCTTATGGCTCTAAGGCAGTCAAAGTAGACGGCAAAACAATCGAGCCAGCCGGAAAATACGGCCACACAGGCTATGAATTCAATAAACCGCTTCATGAAGAATCAGGCTACGCGAAACCGCGCGGACTGGGCTTCTCGGTCAATGCCTTATCAGACCGCGATGGCAGCTATTTCGAAGGCTATCTCGCAGACTTGCTGATCGGCGGACCGGCACAGCAGGACGTATTCGTGGACGTGGACAGAGTGTAA
- a CDS encoding molecular chaperone TorD family protein, with the protein MGTPENLLKMKVETMMEERYGKLAIANIMTSIWLGDWDTYEAFMNDVPEGMRKELSFHSLYNRDEVQLWYDNHFFIPGDHFVSPYFSSYTKNNEDEEARRHELLCLIGLYEKTAFYFPLQQDRLPDHFGSMTAFMSSILQGEIKAEQEGGREHLQQLEEIEAEMLTRFIRPVLKPLLENAELKIKHPFFIEFLGFYAEMMSEEWKVAA; encoded by the coding sequence GTGGGCACCCCTGAAAACTTGTTGAAAATGAAGGTGGAGACAATGATGGAAGAACGATATGGAAAGCTGGCGATTGCGAATATCATGACAAGCATCTGGCTGGGGGACTGGGACACCTATGAAGCATTCATGAATGATGTCCCTGAAGGAATGCGTAAGGAGCTCTCGTTTCATTCCTTATACAATCGGGATGAAGTGCAGCTCTGGTATGACAATCACTTCTTCATACCGGGAGATCATTTTGTCTCCCCTTACTTTTCTTCTTATACGAAAAATAATGAAGATGAAGAAGCCCGCCGGCATGAATTGCTTTGCCTGATCGGCCTTTATGAAAAAACAGCCTTTTACTTCCCGCTCCAGCAAGATCGGCTGCCAGACCACTTCGGCAGCATGACAGCGTTCATGAGCTCGATTTTACAGGGAGAGATCAAAGCGGAACAAGAGGGCGGCCGCGAACACCTCCAGCAGCTCGAAGAAATAGAGGCAGAGATGCTTACAAGGTTCATCAGGCCGGTCCTGAAACCATTGCTCGAAAATGCAGAGTTGAAAATCAAACATCCATTCTTTATAGAGTTCCTCGGCTTTTACGCGGAAATGATGAGTGAAGAGTGGAAAGTGGCAGCGTAA
- a CDS encoding DUF1128 domain-containing protein, whose translation MDLTKNSPENVDFMIEKIKEKLNVMNLGAIKSTHFDGEMYEELKEIYDMIMRKNTFSPNEMQAIAEELGNLRKQ comes from the coding sequence GTGGACTTAACTAAAAATTCCCCTGAAAACGTTGATTTCATGATCGAAAAAATCAAGGAAAAATTGAATGTCATGAACCTTGGCGCGATTAAATCGACACATTTTGACGGCGAGATGTATGAAGAACTGAAAGAAATCTATGATATGATCATGCGAAAAAATACCTTCAGCCCGAATGAAATGCAAGCGATCGCTGAAGAGCTTGGTAACTTAAGAAAGCAGTAA
- a CDS encoding alanine/glycine:cation symporter family protein, whose translation MTFEEWVGKISGWVWGPPLLILLVGTGIYLTFRIGFLQMRLLPYSLKLAFTKKQDKKSEGDISHFQALMTALAATVGTGNIAGVATAIFTGGPGSVFWMWITAFFGMATKYAEAVLAVKYRVEDKDGEMSGGPMYYLERGLGQKWLGVLFALFGAIAAFGIGNLVQSNSVASVVQSTFSVPAWVTGLVLTIFTALALIGGIKSIGKVTALFVPVMAAFYLLAGLVVMIMNFDLVPAAVALIFTDAFTGEAVAGGALGTVIRMGVARGVFSNEAGLGSAPIAAAAAKTDLPGRQALVSMTQVFIDTIVICSITGITIVMGGLYTGDTTAADLTSATFGKFLGQTGSVIVAVGLLFFASSTIIGWSYYGEKCFSYLFSKKVVFYYRIAFVAAVFIGAISQLEIVWGIADVMNGLMAFPNLIGLLGLSGVVVVETRNILNAIKEEKNEANTYSA comes from the coding sequence ATGACATTTGAAGAATGGGTTGGAAAAATAAGCGGCTGGGTTTGGGGCCCACCTCTATTAATCCTGCTTGTTGGGACGGGGATCTATCTTACCTTCCGCATTGGCTTCTTGCAAATGAGGCTGCTGCCTTACTCACTCAAGCTGGCATTTACTAAGAAACAGGACAAAAAATCGGAAGGAGATATTTCTCATTTCCAGGCATTAATGACCGCACTTGCTGCGACAGTAGGCACCGGAAATATCGCCGGGGTCGCAACAGCGATTTTCACAGGCGGACCTGGATCTGTATTCTGGATGTGGATTACTGCATTCTTCGGAATGGCGACGAAATACGCGGAAGCTGTTTTAGCCGTTAAATACCGGGTCGAGGACAAGGATGGCGAGATGTCTGGCGGTCCAATGTATTATTTGGAACGCGGACTTGGCCAAAAATGGCTTGGTGTGTTATTCGCATTATTTGGCGCAATAGCTGCTTTTGGGATTGGCAACCTTGTTCAATCAAATTCGGTTGCAAGCGTCGTACAATCAACATTTTCAGTGCCTGCCTGGGTAACTGGTCTTGTACTGACGATCTTCACTGCACTTGCCTTGATTGGCGGAATCAAAAGCATCGGAAAAGTCACTGCTCTTTTCGTACCAGTGATGGCAGCATTTTACCTTCTTGCTGGCCTTGTGGTCATGATCATGAACTTTGACCTTGTGCCAGCTGCCGTTGCACTTATTTTTACAGATGCCTTCACTGGAGAGGCTGTGGCAGGCGGTGCGCTCGGTACAGTCATCCGGATGGGTGTTGCCCGTGGTGTCTTCTCAAACGAAGCAGGACTTGGTTCCGCACCGATTGCTGCTGCGGCAGCCAAGACAGACTTACCTGGACGACAGGCACTTGTATCGATGACCCAGGTGTTCATTGATACCATCGTCATCTGTTCAATTACGGGAATTACCATTGTCATGGGCGGACTGTACACAGGAGATACAACAGCAGCCGACCTTACTTCAGCGACCTTCGGCAAGTTCCTTGGCCAGACCGGCTCTGTAATCGTTGCGGTCGGATTGTTGTTCTTCGCATCATCGACAATCATCGGCTGGTCTTATTACGGGGAAAAGTGTTTCTCGTATCTATTCAGCAAAAAGGTCGTGTTTTACTATCGAATCGCGTTTGTCGCAGCTGTATTCATCGGAGCAATTTCCCAGCTAGAAATTGTATGGGGCATTGCCGATGTCATGAACGGGTTGATGGCCTTCCCGAACCTGATTGGTCTTCTCGGGTTATCCGGTGTGGTGGTTGTTGAAACCAGGAATATCCTGAATGCGATTAAAGAAGAAAAGAACGAAGCAAACACATATAGTGCCTGA
- a CDS encoding YtxH domain-containing protein has protein sequence MGSSKKFWMGMVLGAMAGGAVTLLEKSTRQAVKEDFSKVSNGVMYVVKNPNEFIEDLRETANKVRTTVEQVTEDVAFITEKVEEIKDVPPQVTELVKDTKETLRKIAASGQTQQHIDEKE, from the coding sequence ATGGGCAGTTCGAAAAAATTCTGGATGGGCATGGTTTTAGGCGCGATGGCCGGCGGAGCGGTTACTCTTTTGGAAAAATCGACCCGGCAGGCAGTAAAAGAGGATTTCAGCAAGGTATCGAATGGTGTTATGTATGTTGTCAAAAATCCAAATGAATTTATTGAAGACCTGAGGGAAACAGCGAATAAAGTGCGGACTACCGTGGAACAAGTAACAGAGGACGTGGCTTTTATCACCGAGAAGGTCGAAGAAATAAAGGATGTACCGCCTCAGGTTACTGAGCTTGTAAAAGATACAAAAGAAACGCTGAGGAAGATTGCCGCATCTGGGCAAACACAGCAGCATATAGATGAAAAAGAATAA
- a CDS encoding YihY/virulence factor BrkB family protein — MVDISFFRHMWQRIQEDDVPALAAQLAYFFLLSLFPLLIFLVTLVPYLPISEVDILGFFDDYAPGESMELIKKSLEDIMKKDGKLLSFGLLATIWSASNGINAIVRAFNRAYRVEETRSFIVSRFMAIFLTFAMIFVFLVALILPVFGKEIGSWLFANFGLKEEFLYVWNMLRWVISILILFIVFLGLYWIAPNKKLTCVSGIPGSIFATGGWVLVSLGFSYYVSNFASYTATYGSIGAIIVLLIWLYLSAYIIIIGGEINAYYSEKKAGC; from the coding sequence ATGGTTGATATATCATTTTTCAGGCATATGTGGCAGAGGATACAGGAGGACGATGTTCCGGCACTTGCCGCGCAGCTTGCATATTTCTTTTTGCTCTCCTTGTTTCCGCTGTTGATCTTTTTGGTCACATTGGTCCCTTATTTGCCCATTTCAGAAGTGGATATCCTCGGTTTTTTTGATGATTATGCTCCAGGTGAATCGATGGAACTGATTAAGAAAAGTCTGGAGGATATCATGAAAAAAGACGGGAAATTGCTGAGCTTTGGTTTATTGGCGACAATTTGGTCAGCCTCGAATGGGATCAATGCAATTGTCAGGGCATTTAACCGTGCATACCGGGTAGAAGAGACCAGGTCGTTTATCGTGAGCAGATTTATGGCGATCTTTTTGACATTTGCGATGATTTTTGTGTTTCTGGTCGCTTTGATCCTGCCGGTGTTCGGAAAAGAAATCGGCAGCTGGCTTTTTGCGAATTTCGGACTGAAAGAAGAATTCCTTTACGTCTGGAATATGCTTCGCTGGGTGATCAGTATTTTGATTTTATTCATTGTTTTTCTTGGCCTGTACTGGATTGCTCCCAACAAGAAGCTCACCTGCGTGAGCGGTATACCGGGATCGATTTTTGCGACCGGAGGATGGGTTCTTGTATCTCTGGGCTTCTCCTACTATGTCAGCAACTTTGCTTCCTACACTGCTACTTACGGCAGTATCGGAGCAATCATCGTCCTGTTGATTTGGCTCTATTTGTCCGCATACATCATCATCATCGGCGGAGAAATCAATGCTTATTACAGTGAAAAGAAAGCAGGCTGCTGA